One Rattus norvegicus strain BN/NHsdMcwi chromosome 20, GRCr8, whole genome shotgun sequence DNA segment encodes these proteins:
- the Zbtb24 gene encoding zinc finger and BTB domain-containing protein 24 isoform X2, with translation MADTTPEPSGHLIVHSDTHSDTVLASLEDQRKKGFLCDITLIVENVHFRAHKALLAASSEYFSMMFAEEGEIGQSIYMLEGMVADTFGILLEFIYTGYLHASEKMTEQILATAQFLKVYDLVKAYTDFQNSHNSPKPPALNCSGTPVVVISNKKNDPLKRKRGRPRKTNSLQEGKSELAAEGEVQLRVNNSVQNRQNFVFKEDSVRLNEQTPKEKELEPAGEPGSVEEMPAEKDENSDPKARDGPGSQSRYSKRRTRRSVKLKDYKLSGDEDDQSTAKRATCGRQKRSSAPEARCKDCDRVFKYSHFLAIHQRRHTGERPFKCSECGKGFAQKHSLQVHTRMHTGERPYTCTVCSKALTTKHSLLEHMSLHSGQKSFTCDQCGKYFSQKRQLKSHYRVHTGSAFTAHSRGAGRACMHSHFFYPCGKATHYQNATTAIASLWMCPS, from the exons ATGGCGGACACAACACCTGAGCCTTCTGGGCATCTTATTGTACACTCAGACACTCACAGTGACACTGTCCTGGCTAGTCTTGAGGATCAGAGGAAGAAGGGCTTTCTTTGCGATATTACTTTGATCGTGGAGAATGTGCATTTCCGAGCTCATAAAGCCCTACTGGCTGCCAGTAGCGAGTATTTCTCAATGATGTTTGCGGAAGAGGGCGAGATTGGCCAGTCCATTTATATGCTGGAAGGCATGGTTGCAGACACCTTTGGTATCCTGCTGGAATTTATCTATACAGGTTATCTACATGCCAGTGAGAAAATGACAGAACAAATCCTGGCTACTGCCCAATTCTTAAAAGTCTATGACCTGGTAAAGGCTTACACCGACTTCCAGAATAGCCATAACTCCCCAAAGCCACCGGCCTTGAACTGCTCAGGTACTCCGGTGGTGGTTATTTCCAATAAGAAGAATGATCCTCTGAAACGGAAACGGGGAAGGCCAAGAAAAACCAACAGTTTGCAGGAAGGGAAATCGGAGCTAGCTGCAGAGGGAGAGGTGCAGCTAAGAGTGAACAATTCCGTTCAGAATAGACAAAACTTTGTATTTAAAGAAGACAGTGTCAGACTGAATGAGCAGACTCCCAAAGAAAAGGAGTTGGAGCCTGCCGGTGAGCCAGGCAGTGTGGAGGAGATGCCTGCCGAGAAGGACGAGAACTCTGACCCCAAGGCTCGGGATGGACCGGGAAGCCAGAGCAGGTACAGCAAGCGGAGGACTCGCAGGTCTGTCAAGCTTAAAGACTACAAACTTAGTGGAGATGAAGATGACCAGAGCACAGCCAAGAGGGCGACGTGTGGGAGGCAAAAGCGTTCCAGCGCTCCCGAGGCCCGCTGTAAAGACTGCGACAGAGTCTTTAAATATAGTCACTTCTTAGCCATCCACCAGAGACGCCACACTG GGGAGCGACCCTTCAAATGCAGTGAGTGTGGAAAGGGCTTTGCTCAGAAGCACTCCTTGCAGGTTCACACCAGGATGCACACGGGGGAGCGGCCATACACCTGCACCGTGTGCAGCAAGGCGCTGACCACCAAGCACTCCCTGCTGGAGCACATGAGCCTGCACTCAG GGCAGAAGTCTTTTACCTGTGATCAGTGTGGAAAGTATTTCAGCCAGAAAAGACAGCTAAAGAGCCATTATCGTGTCCATACAG GGAGTGCTTTCACAGCTCACTCAAGAGGCGCAGGGAgagcatgcatgcactcacacttTTTTTATCCTTGCGGCAAGGCCACTCACTACCAGAAT